Proteins encoded in a region of the Natator depressus isolate rNatDep1 chromosome 25, rNatDep2.hap1, whole genome shotgun sequence genome:
- the CCDC194 gene encoding coiled-coil domain-containing protein 194, with amino-acid sequence MDPAVAKATLKVLGLCVVLLFLVAAVTVSVAVMMRHSEAAQKLQGCRERAANETSALGGRVAELERDVAELTGRLQEDAQKEKQLQRQLGQAKDEGRKLNATLLSCQEHESTLSANVTALRNALAAIQLEGTEMDTRNIALQAQLTQWQGKATEQAQQLEEALQQHQASEARRGRCEAQQSELQRSMRDYRAEIDSLQRRLSSRATRRRCPPFWYFVWVMASTSCFIFLLEGLKSYV; translated from the exons ATGGACCCCGCGGTGGCCAAAGCCACCctgaaggtgctggggctgtgcgTGGTCCTGCTCTTCCTGGTTGCCGCGGTGACGGTCTCCGTGGCGGTGATGATGCGGCACTCGGAGGCAGCACAGAAGCTGCAGGGTTGCCGGGAGCGGGCAGCCAATGAGACCTCGGCTTTGGGGGGCCGCGTGGCCGAGCTGGAGCGGGACGTGGCCGAGCTCACGGGGCGGCTGCAGGAGGACGCCCAGAAGGAGAAGCAGCTTCAGAGGCAGCTGGGCCAGGCCAAGGATGAGGGCAGGAAACTCAATGCCACCTTGTTGTCCTGCCAGGAGCATGAG AGCACGCTCTCCGCCAACGTGACAGCCCTGCGGAATGCGCTCGCGGCCATTCAGCTGGAGGGCACCGAGATGGACACCAGAAACATCGCCTTGcaag CGcagctgacccagtggcaggggaaagccACGGAGCAGGcgcagcagctggaggaggccctgcagcagcaccaggcGTCGGAGGCGCGGCGGGGGCGGTGCGAGGCCCAGCAGAGTGAGCTCCAGCGCAGCAT GCGGGACTACAGGGCCGAAATCGACTCCCTCCAGCGGCGGCTGAGCTCCCGAGCCACCAGGCGCAGGTGCCCCCCATTCTGGTATTTTGTGTGGGTGATGGCAAGCACTTCTTGCTTTATTTTCTTGCTC GAAGGCTTGAAATCTTATGTCTGA